TTCTTGTATATTGCTATTATTAACGGAGAAGTTCTGAATCTATAGTTTTGTCAATGAGCTTCTCATATTCTGCTAGCTTCAAAACTGGGTTttaaaaaggtgaaattttacGTCTTAAAAAAAAGCTGTACCCAAATGCTCACATAAACTGGGTACGTTtctgattaaatataaatgaaatgttaaatagatatatggaaatcaaaaaatttttatttatgagcgCAAATACTACAGTACTCTTCAGGGCAGATACCAAAGATTGGTCACCTTCAATTTAGATATTACGTTTTTCCTCAGCTTTAACAgtctctttttttctaatttaacaacTTCTAAAGCTACCAGGGAAAGAATCCATAATTTCCTAATTTATCACACTGTCACTAAGGCAATTAATTCAGCATCAGTACTTGAAATAATAggtagtacaaaaatattatgccGAATGCTATGAATTctgcaaataataattatgtctATATACCGTAAAAcctaagttttataaatacaaaatacaattccAGCaccaatatttataaatcttactcacataatgaaatttaattaacgtGTACAAGttatgattaatttaatgaatgaaaaaattaaatttctttaaagtttaaactgaataaaatttaataaattatttaaattaaatttattccgaaagatattgtattaaaatttaaatcaaaaggtAATTGTTTGTAATGTCATATTTTGAACACTCATTGCAGATTTATTTATatgagattttaaaatattctacctGAACTTATGAATCCATTTCTTCATAACTACTCCTGACAGTTTGTCCGATAGAACTATATCTTCAGTAACACTAATTATTTCATAGCTACTTTCAGAATTCAGACAGAAAATAAAATCTGCCACAACCTTTACTTCAGAAATCATTTTGAATGCCAGTAATAAGCTGACATTGGCATTTATAGAAGCAACCTTTTCTTCAGTGAAACTAATTATTACTTATGCCtcaaatgttaaatttcatttgcCACCCAATCTTTATCTCTCCAAATTAGCTCAACTGGTTCAACACTGGGTGGTAAGAAAGCAACCTAAGTACAATATGACTATTTTTATAAACCACTAAGAGAATAAATTACAACAGATTTGATGTTTGTTATCAACCAAAATAATTCTTGTCTTAAAGATtgattttcaatacaaatattaatattttttgcctCAACTGTATTTCTAATTTACAGTTTGCAATAGCTGGAATTTGTTTCACTTTGGTGCAAAGATGAGGCTAGTGTCAGACACTAGTACACTATTCGgctgtaaatttttctataacccatttttcaaaaagttggaattgataattttcattatagtCGCACGTTTTTATAACtaagtacccattacaataggtagctttcttatgaaatctacctaaaagagacTTCTATGATAAATAACCATCTCTACTAGCTGTGATCATGCGGGCGTTTcacatatgtaatttattaagagCGATTGAAGACCTGACAATACCCAATAAATATCTCAGTACACGTTGGGATTTTTGAATAGCCATCAGATAGGAAACAAAATTTTCCTAATGGTTTCATTGACTGAACTGCTGCCCTCACTAAAacacacaaatattaatacagtaaataaagaTTCATATGTTCATAGTTAATCATGTATAACCTGTAAACAAAAATGTGTGCATATTCTTCTTCATTGGAAAATCTATAAGACAATATTAGATGACACATACATTATTTCATTcactgatttaaatatttattgcttttcaaaTGCATTAAAAACAATAGTTGAAATAAGCCGTTAGTATTTTCCacttttgaagtaaattatttaaaacaactttagataaaattaatttttaattacctttaaaaaataactattttattgatGCGTTGTAAGagatttttcatcttttacaaaagtaaaaaatttctttcggtCGCATGATGCAAGTGgaggaagaaaataaattttcgttgTTTTTTGTATAAGTACGAAAAAGTCATTTACTTAAAATGGTTCAGCATTCGGATTAccttacatataaataatataggcCTATGAACAAAGTTTTGTGGCTTAAAAATCTCTTTAActactataattatatttactcaagtagtgtatctaaagttgtgcatgtgaaaatttgatgaagattggttacATTGTTCTtaagttatgctcaatttaaggtcaaaaaaacattttgaggttatgttgactgtctagtaatgtatttttcatgtgGTTATGCAACGAGTCACAGTTGTGAGCAGATTTAAACTTCATGCTTGTGCATAAGGTCTACTGGTAATCTGAAAATCGGTATTTctgactaaaataattaaattgtctgAAACCAAAAGTTTATCTTTTGTGCAAgaactcttttattaaattttgattgtttatttttctaaaatatttaattcttttcttttgtagtttAATCTCCTAATTAAAATTTGACACATTTTGaaagtgttgtttttaaaaaactttcaaattctCATGTctatatttagtttctgtgactattcatataattttactaaaaatcaaattctctaaaagatttgtttaatttacacatttaacaaaggtaagtgaaatttttctcaaaactactaaaaatacaattctggtatctaattttttttttaattttcaggtcaTTTTTCATATAAACCCACTGAATATAGCTTTTAATTTGAGTTCCAAGAATTACAGCCAGCCTCAATTTTACCAAAAGTGCAGAAATCAGGGGGAAATTTTTTGCCACCTGACATTCACTAATGAAGCTTATCTGAACttttgtttatatgaagtttcttcttattttcatcagtagaacatgtcctgaaagtttgtcatatatatatatatatatatatatatatatatatatatatatatgaggaatgtatatatatgaaaatgcaaatatatatatttctcttaataACAATACAACAGGCATTAAAGGTAAACTAGATAAAAGAAAACTACAGAATTCATAAAGTTGCCAGTAAGAACTGCATACATTAGTAATCACAGTTCATAAATGAAGCGTTTCAGAAAACAAACACAATTATCACTTAAGTTATTTAAGTTACAATTTCGGTCCATCGCTACAGTTATATtagtacaacaaataaaatactcaatctcttgaaaaagaaaaaccactacatctataatatattttgtaaccagtaaaacataatttaattgtatagtcttataaatttcatgtaataatttcttctacagcaactgaaattttttaaaatagtcattgtattttaacacaaaagatttaatatggtaaattttatCGCTCTTACAATCAGaaaagttacatatttattttttcataatcactACCTGTGTACGATTCATGACAGTCAGTCATAGACTTGATGCGCATATTCATTgtattatacgagggttattcagaaagtaaagaacGTTTCCACCAGACACCGCcagccaatcgcgtatatattggtgtgctcgtgctcggcaactcagtcagcgtccagccatgacaacgggaacatctccgcactgcccggttttttctatctataaaatttgaaatgtgtgctgcaatcgaaaatcccaccagttgtgaggtgcggtctgcgattcgttttttgttgacaaaaaacgtaaaaccaatagaaattcatcaggaactgtgtgaagtgtacgggaacaacgtaatgagtgaaagttcggtcaggaagtggtgcattcagtttaaaaatggccgaacaaacgttcatgatagagaagagtggacgtccgagcattgtgactgacaatctggtctccaaagttgacgaaaagattcgtgaaaaccacCGTTtttttcccacaagtttcactaGACTttattgtttcacagaagctaggctaccacaaattttgtgcaagatgagTGTGTTACCAAGTGGTTGAGATCAAAGgaggcagaattctatgacacaggaatttcaaagcttgtccaccgctatgataagtgcctgaatttgtatggtgattatgttgaaaagtagtattttagtccctctttaacatgtatataataagtttttcttgtacttagtttttttaaaattccaaaaaggttccttactttctgaatagccctcgtagaACGGGGATGTACCAGCCCACAGTGTTGAACTAATTGACAGCCTTGGCATACATGTCTAGAAGTGTCTAataattcaacttatttttttatgattaaatttcctctacatatatatgatatgttcaaaaagtaatgagattttttaaattttgcggGTTATATTAGTCAGATTCTCAggattttttcattcttatattggaaaacatgtctgaaaagtatctgtacatttttagccttattggatgtttagtctgttgttggctgtcaaaaggataacacgtgttttggtacgattggtgattttttatttgtataaataatggatcagagaatttatattaattttcctatAAGAATGGAAAAAAGTGTagcaatgtattaaaaatattaaatattgttttgggTGAATCCGCTAGAGTGAAGATTAACAAGCAGTATAAGCATTTCAGTATAAAGCACGTCGCGAAAACGTTCAAGAATATGAGCGCCCCAGCACATTAACAACCAATACGTGAAAAAAATGATGAGTGATCGCCGAATCACAATCAAGAGAAAtcactgatgatgttgggatatcaattggctcatgccatgaaatttctTTGGATGTTTTGCTTATGAAACATgtaacagcaaaatttgttccaaaattgttgaatttcgaacaaaaacagcaGCGAATGaaagttgctcaggagtcgctaaatgaaaTCAACAACGATGCAaaactactgaaacgtgtcataacaggtgatgaaacatgggtttacagatatgatgtcgaaactaaggctcaaATCGTatcagtggaggcattctggatcacaaAGACTGAAAAAAAACTGAACAAGTATGGTAGAAtttgaaggttatgctcaccatgttcttcgattttaacggcctagtgcatcatgagttcttgccacaaggtcatacgatcaataaggagtattacctactAGTTCAATGCAGTTTGCATGaagcaatccaaaaaaaatgcCTGTATCtgtggtgaaacaattcatgtcttttgcaccacgataatgaacctgctcacacttcattgcttgttcgtcaatttttagccagaaacaacactgtaatgataccccagccaccatattcaccagacatggccccatgaaacttttttatattcccaaaaataaagagaaccttaaagggccattgttttacaagcatagatgaaattaaaagtaaatacctgaaagagctaaacactattccaaatataaagttccagaagtgttttggggattggaaaaagcaccggtgtaagtgtataatatctaatggagACTATTTTGAAGTggaaaatattaatgtagatgaataaataaaattctttccaaaaagcaaaaaaattctcattacattttgaacacacctcatgtattgatgaaatatatatatatcaaatacattaaaaagaaatttgttctaaaattattgtattctaaatataaatatttttacttgtagcCCTGAACTACGTCCGCagacacagaaaaaaataaaaacaaataatataagttCTAGTGCACATCAAAAGAatggtttgaaaaatatttttcagaaagaataaaaacagacTGTGTGTAATCTGTAACAAAAACATCTCTTCTTCAGGTACATACAAGGAAAGACATTTTGAAAAGTTGCAGTCAAATCTCAGCTTCTTAACAAATAaaggaaagaatatttttacaaaaaaaaaaacaatcattcatAAACCAGCGTTTTGATAATCTTTTTGATTCCAAAAAATAGCATTACAGCAGCTAGTTTTCAAGTAGCCCATCGCATTGCTTGCCATGGGAAACCTCTTTCAGAAGAATTTGTAAAACAAGGATTTTTAGAATGTAGTGCGCTACTTtgcatttaaagaaaaactttagtCAATAAAGACtcttattttttgacatttacctttatattttgcttttcactcgcaaaagttttaaaataaaaaggaaacatatgaattttttagtggatttttaaAAGAACCgtcaaatttttctgttaacaaaTTTTCAGCATTAAATTACTGGTACCATTTTTAAGACACCCTCCCATCCCTTTCTAAGTAACGCCACTGACTTATTGACTCAAGggctagtattaaaaaaaataaacaaaatttgacccACTCCTCAAAAAGGTTCACAATCACTGGGTCTAaggcaaatttatttatttattcttttttttattatagttatttcattagtaaattcAACTTCACAATAggctaattgattttttttttttaaactggtttatATTATGTCTCACAgtctaatttatgaaaatataaacataacacATAAACGATCATTtacacaatgtttattttttacatttttataaaccaattaaaattttcccgCCAAAATACTCTATTGTTATGGCCTCTCGTATGACATCACACCTTACAAAACAATCAATGTTTAGTATAGTATATCAGGTGTTTCGAAAATTACGAAGTCTAAAATGAATTCCAAGTTTTACAAGTACTGTATAGTGCCTCAGTGCGAAAGTACTACCTTAAAAACttcaaacaaattgtttatttaacaaactgtatTCAATTTCAAACGAACTTTAAATTTTGGGAATATTTTACATTTGACTGTATATATTTTGCCATCACACTTTAGCTGCACGTAGCTTACAGCATTATCTCCATACGATGCTCTTGAGGatctaaaatcaaatttagcCATTACaactatttatgatatattgttcaAAAACAAGTCAAAATCCTCTGTATGCCCATAACAGCCTGTCCACCAATAATTCTTAGATGGCACCATATTAATGGTATTTAATGGTGCTGATAATTTTACAGTACTATTAATTAGTAAagcaagtaaatatatattttaatgaagagaaataaaaacaatgacatagaaaaacaaataatttttaaaatttttatttaactcataataaaaaaaaagttatgatctAGGGCGTtctttcttttccttataaaGAGCAAGTAGCGAGACATTAGCTACTTTAACCACCTTAAATCGGActcctgaaaaaaaatatatacataaattaaataataacataaaaaaaccttTCTATAATACAGtatgataaaacaattatataaaattcacaaaagtGTCAGAAGTTAGAATTAACTAATTCAGTtgctagttaaaaataattatctttggcCAAGAGCTTTCAAAATTACCCTCCagataaatatagatattttaatatctaaatgaAATACACATTGTTCGACATTaagcaatttttaacaaaatgctgAATCCCCCAACGATGTATATTTTAAGTATGATCGTAAATTGCAAGACAGCTTTAGTTAGGtgaactgaaaaaattacaagtaatatcagtaaaaaataatatttctttttgaaagaaTCTAGCAGGTTTACAGTGGATCTTTTTAGACAAaatcatattattgttattttatttatgatttacaaatatttttgttcataacataaaaattcttaCTGCAATTCTAGATAGTGCAATTctagaataaaacaaaactggaaaaaatgtttattcttaatgaaatatttatttcatattcatatttgccaatatttatttcataattatacagAGATGTAAAACAGTATTAGTAGGAACTGTAAAGAAAActgttaagtaattttaaattatacaaatataaggCAAATAACtgcaaaagtaaattttgttttctgacaaaaaaaaattgatcagttaaaaaaaacttgtatttgcACTTAAACCTACTACGTGgatttttataaggaaaatgtttgttatacataaatttttttacagaagaaatctaaattattttttataaaaatcatagaaATTGTATTGGAAGAAgcaaagtaaaatcaaaaattactactacttgtaatttataacttatataagtATACAATTAGATAAGACCTACCAAGGTTAAGGGGGTTTGACCATGATTCATCAGTCAAAGTCAGAGTTATATATAAAGAACCCTTTAAACCGTATGATGAAATGTTAAGCATTTATTAACATGggggttataatttaattaaatttattacttaaaataatatattaaaaatactttcttccTAACTTACATGATAAATAGAATCTCTTAATGTCTTCattaataatttgtgaatttaagacacaaatttttaacttgatatcatgaattgttaaataaacaatCCTTACTTTATATGATACACAATCAGAAAACTTAGCAGGggataattttaagtaatgtttacatTACTTACTACAGATACAAATGCAATTAATTATCATACTTTCACATTTTGAAATTACAGTAAACTTGTTAATTGAAATCATATTAAATTGAACTTTGAAGATTAAATAACCAAAATCGTATAATTACAGATTCCTAAGTTTATTAGTCTTAAATTATAAACCTCAGGAACAGAAACTTAATGACACTACCAATCTTTTAAGACAGcagaaaatctataatttttttataagttttaattgatgttattatactttttgggaaattaatgttatatataaaatattaatgataagtAGCTAACTGTACTATACTTCAAAATTTGTTCACTAAGATATTCTTTTTGAACAATAGATTTTCCATTCCTCtcttcatcatgaacatttaCACAACCTTCACCAAATTCACAACACCAAAGCCTTATCTTtcctttactttgttttttactgCAGATCCAAAAATCTTCACACAATTCATGACAAATTTCAGAATCATTACAATCCTTATGTTGAGAAATCAAACTACACTCCTGATTGCACTACTGGaggaattatttattgttacagcCATAAAGTAACAGAGGGCTGACAAGAGGAGCAATGCTAGTTAAACAAATGGTTAAAAGCTACCAGATATGGgtgatatgatttattatttttaacccaatttatttattagcaaaaggtaatgtttagttaaaaattcaacaaattatggaacaataatgtaaaatgaaGCACTAAGAAATTATGGTTTTCTTGTGtgcaaatagaaaaatttattctgtatttaatctctatgaagaaaattaatactcttttaaacataattacactattttatacattttaattaaatagttaggTTACTTGGAATTAATCCTACAGAATACTTGCCTGGAATATCACCAACGGCATGACCTTTTCTACCGAAACCTGCAACCAAAACCTCATCGTTttcttcaatataatttaaacagcCATCTCTTGGTACGAAAGCTGTTATTTTTTTGCCATTCTTGATCAGCTGCACTCTGACACATTTCCTAATGGCCGAGTTAGGCTGTTTAGCTTCTACACCactgcaaaatattaaaatattcatagtaaaaaattaagttatttagttaaaaaaaattacacatttccGAAATGGAATGCTCAGAATTAAAAAGCTCGATTTTGTGAATAGATCTTCAAACTGCATTCAGCGTTGGATCTGTATCATCACTGCATTCAATTATATTCACAGTTACAAAAATAGACAGTTTTAGCAAATAGTATACAGAAATCGATTTGATGGGTTggataataaagtttatttcaataaagtaaGAAGGGGACATATGTTTAGGAAAACAGAACAAACAGGAGAAATTTGTCTAGTGAACCAAATCTAAACAACCTTAAGAAAACCTACAGGA
This DNA window, taken from Lycorma delicatula isolate Av1 chromosome 7, ASM4794821v1, whole genome shotgun sequence, encodes the following:
- the RpS23 gene encoding ribosomal protein S23; the encoded protein is MGKPRGLRTARKHVNHRRDQRWADKDYKKAHLGTRWKANPFGGASHAKGIVLEKVGVEAKQPNSAIRKCVRVQLIKNGKKITAFVPRDGCLNYIEENDEVLVAGFGRKGHAVGDIPGVRFKVVKVANVSLLALYKEKKERPRS